From Ignavibacteriales bacterium:
TCGTCGTTCTCGTGAACTTGATTGTCCCGTGGAGTCATTTCACCTTCGCCAACAGGAGGGTCAAATCTTCGCTCGCGAGATGGATAGGATTCATGTCCTGAACAGCCAGTTTGCGATACATGATCGCTTTCGGATTATCCACATGCCCCAAGCCGATGGCGTGTCCAAACTCGTGCACCAACGCGAGTTTCAGATCATCTTCTTTCTCAAATTCATAGATGTTGATGGACTTGCCGTCAAAGAGTCCCTTTTCGAAATCCCTCGACTGGGCGTACGTGCCATTGAAATTCTCGACATCCACGTTGTGCTTGCCTGCAAGCTCCGTCAATTTCTCACCAAGCTTATTAAACTCCTCACCCCGGGAATTCAGGTCAGCCCTTTTCTTCTCGAGATTGCTCTGTTCCGATTCGATCTCCCTGCGTGCGGACTGGAGCGCGTTGTACTCGCTGTCGCTGTGGTCCTTACTCTCGTTCCAGCGTGCGACACGGGCGTTGTAACCGTCCAGATGAACCCTGTAGGACCCGGCTGATTCCTCAAACGAACGGCGGTACTGGTCAAGCATGCGCGATCGTTCGTTGTAGTCGGATTGCAGTTGATCAAACGACCGTCCGGTGCCATCCAGCGTCGCTTTGGCCTTCATTGCTCCCAGCAGACGTTCCTGGCGCCAATCGAATATCAGATTGATTTTCAGGGTCCCCTCACCGTGAAGGCTGAAGAGACGTCTGCCCGCTGCATCCTCCCACACCCTCTTCGCTTGCTCTGCGATCTCCAGGAACTTCTCTTTGGTGATCCCGAATCGTTCATCAAACTCCCCCAGCGCATAGTCAACCGGGAACTCCGCGGTCGGAATTTCCTGCGCTACTTCACCGGATTCGGAACCATCGACGGGGGCGTGACGCGCCCTGTCAGTGTAGAGCGTGATCAGGACCAGGACGCTAATGAGCATCCCTAGATATGCGAGCGCTTTTCTTGTGGTCATGCCGGGGGGTCGTTCAGATTTGGTTTAGTGTACTGGTGTGCTGTCCATCGCGCCGCAAGAAGGCAAGCCGAGAGTCTCCTGATTTCAATTCAATCTTCTAGAATCCTATTTGCCTGAACGCTTCACCGGTTTCAGGAGCAGATCCTGGAAGTCAAAGCTGAAATCCGTCGCAGGTGAGACCGCTCTCATTTTCGCCTGATCGATACTCCCATCCGGATTAAGCGAAAATGTCACAAACGCATCCGCGCGGAGTTCACGATCCTTCCACCGGGCAATGAACGTATCAAACTGCCAGTGTTGGAGTTCCCCTTCCAGCGAAGGTGTATGGCCGAATCTCATCATGAGCTTTCCATTCTCGGAAGCAACGGTGATGTCTCCGTACCACGGATCGGAGTACGTACCGGCGTAGGAAGCGAGAGGAAGAGAAGGACGAGAGGTGCTGTCTCGTTTACCCACAGTCATTTTTTCCTCCATCGCGGTCATGGAAGCCAGTCGTGCCTGCATTTTCTTGAACGCGGCAAGCCAGTCTTTCTTTGCTCCTCCGATGAATTCATCGAGTACATGATAAGTAATGGACTCAAATGCTTCACCTGACTCTTGATTCGTCAGCACCGCGACGCCCAGCTTGAGCTCCGGTATCATCGCAATCTTCGAGACGTAGCCCGGAAGGCCGCCGGTGTGATGAACAAATTTGTAGCCGTGATAGTCGCTCACACCAAAACCAAGCGCGTAGCCGTTGAAATTGGTCCGTAGCGCCGAAAGCTCAGGCGGAGGATTTCCCGCCGGTATCGGAGTCACCATGCGCCATAGCTGGACGGTCGTCTGAGGAGAGAACAGCCTTGTGCCGCCGGAAACCCGCCCTGAATCAAGTTGAACAATCATCCATTTCGCGATATCCCTGGCGCTCGCGTTGATTCCGCCGGCAGGATTCGTATTGTCGCTCGTAAAGGGCTCGATAGGTCGCACCTTTCCGTCTACGCTTGCATGCGTCATCGCGACGTTCCCATTGCCGCCTGCGTCTGAATGCCGGACATTGCTGTCCGTCATTCCGAGTTTTGCAAGTATCCTCGTCGCAACAAAATCTTCCCAACTCAGTCCACTTATCGCTTCGATGACTTCGCCCGCAATCAGATAAAGAACATTGTCATAGGCGTACGCACTCCGGAAGCTCTTCACCAACGGTATAAACTTGAGCCGTTTGGCAATTTCCTTCCTGTCGTACGTCGATCGCGGCCACCAGAGAAGATCACCGGCTCCGAGACCGAGTCCGCTTCTGTGCACTAGAAGGTCACGTATTGTGATTTCTCGTGTCACATATGGATTAGAGAGCTGGAACCAGGGGAGGTATTTCACCACCGGAGCGTCCCATTCCAGCATCCCTTCTTCGACGAGCAGCCCCAGCGCTGTTGCTGTAAACGCTTTGGTGTTCGAAGCGATGCCGAAGAGCGTCTGCTCATCAACTCTGGCCGCTTCTCCCATTTTGCGGACGCCATAACCCTTGGCAACGACTACCTTTCCGTCCTTCACAATGGCGAGAGCGAGTCCCGGCACTTCAAACTCCTTCTGGACGCTTTGGACAAACGCGTCGAGGTCCTTCACCACGATTTGGGCACAAACGTCGTGCAGTGAAAGGAACAGGCTTAGAGAAGACAGCGCCAGGATCCGCAGGCTGACAGGACTTTTCATAGCAACTCCATTCGAGTGCAACAGATTGGTTCTGATGAAATCAACATCCGAAGCTACTGCACGAAAGAATCAAAGGCAAGGGAGTTCCGTGGCGGGACTCTACAGGCAGATCTTTCCGAGGACAACAGGTCTGCTCGCGCCGGTGACACCCGGCACGTTCGAAGGATGCTCGCAAATGGTCTCGTTGGCAAGTATCGCAAAGCAGACTGCCTCCTTCGCGTCGGAGGAGAAACCGATGGATTCGATCTTCTCGACGGGCACGGGATCGAAGAAATCCTGCAATCCCGACATGATTGAGCGGTTGTGGGCGCCTCCACCGCTGACCAGAACCTCGTCGGCGATCATTCTCTTTTCGATGAACCGCTGGTACTGATCGAAGACCGACAAAGCCGTCCAGCGAGTGACCGTGGCGATCAGATCCTCGTTCTCCAATGTGCGTCGGTGTTTCAGGATCTGCGGAAGGATCATGGTTCCAAACATTTCCCGGCCGGTCGATTTTGGAGGCCGCTGTTTGAAATACGGATGGGCCATCAATTCTGAAAGCAGACCCGGCGAAACCCGGCCGCGTTGAGCCACGTTTCCATTTTTGTCAAACTTCTTGCCGTAGAGTTTGATCATCAGGGCGTCGATGACCATGTTCGCCGGACCGGTATCGAACGCAACGACATCGTCAACCGAGCATTTCCTGGGGAGCGCTGTGAAATTGGCTATACCGCCGAGATTCAGAAGAATACGGTTCTTTGTTTTCGATCAAAACATCAGGTAATCGAAATACGGAACAAGCGGCGCGCCCTGGCCCCCGACAGCCATGTCGCCAGTCCTGAAATCACCCACTGTCGTGATGCCGGTAAGCTTCGCGATGCTTGATGGATCTCCGATCTGGAGTCCCGACCTGATTGTTTTCCCGAAAACCCGCTTCGACTGGGGAAGATGATGGACAGTCTGTCCGTGTGAACCGATGAGATCGATGTCGGCGAGATCGATGCGTGCTTTGCGTGCGATCTTCTTTACCGCATCCGCAAAAAAGTGGGCGATCAGAATGTTCAGTTCGCATAGAAGGTCGACGCTGCCCGTGCCGGGCAGTGAGTTCTGCAGAATCAGGAAGCGAAGACCGGCGGGATAGGGATAGGTGCCAAAGGCGATTTGGGTAAGACGAGTATCCACGCCGCTGCCGCTCACCCGGACGAGCGCAGCATCGATTCCATCTGCCGATGTGCCGGACATAAGACCGACGATAAGTTTCGTTTTCTTCTCCTGAAGCGAGAAGAGTCGGGATTGCTTCATGCCGCGATTCCTTCTTATGTGTAGGTGCGACCAGGGAATCTCTTGACCAAAAGCTCACGACGCCGCCGTGCCTCAACGATCAACTTGCGCTCCAGGCACCCTGTCGGATTTCCACTCCCCAGCTGAAATCAAGATAGAGATATTACAATCCTGTTTCACAGAACGGTTCATCGCCCGATGACTCCCGTCAGCTCATTTCCTGATCACTAAAACGCAAGCGCCCCACGAGGGGGCGCCTGCACAATTTCAATTTCCGGTCCGGCGTTTCTATTCCGGCAGCACCGGCTAACTACAAGCTTAGTCCGACGTACAGTGAGATGACTTTGTTGTACATCTTGAGCTTCCCGTCTTTGTCCAACGCCGACAAACCCATGTTGTAACGGGCATCGATTCTGAGGGCAGTGAAACTGAGCCCGATTCCTACCACAGCGCTGAGATCACTCTTGGCCATCGCATCTTTGATGTCGCGTTCACCGGGAAGGAGGCCTCCTTCTTGCTTCGTCTTTGCGCTCAGGAGGGTGCTGTACATAGGCCCAGCGTATATCGAGGGGCTTATAGCCGGCACGGGCAGGCTGAACTTCACCAGGACAGGCACGTCGATGTAGGTATACGTATCAGTGTACGTAACGCTGCCGGCTTCCGTCTTTGCTCCCTTCATACTATAGAGGGCGTTCGCCTCGAACGAAAACGGTCCCGGTATGTTCAGCTCAAGAAAGATTCCTGCCGCGTAGGTGGAGACGCTTTTGACGTCCTTGGAAACGTCACCGCCTGAGACGGTAGCAAGATTCAAACCGCCGATGAGACCTTTCGACAGACCAACACCAAGTTGTGCGTAGCCGGTCGAAACAACGATTGCGAGGAGCAGGATCAACAAGAACGTTTTCTTCATGGTGCCTCCGTGGTTTGTTGTTCAGTGATCTGCGAATCAAACATTTTCGTACACAATGGACAGGAAAATCTGAGCTGTGAGTCTGTTCTACAAAGCTACGGCAGATCGGAGAGAAAGGCAACAGCTGCGGGATTCAAAGTGAGCGGGGTCATA
This genomic window contains:
- a CDS encoding matrixin family metalloprotease, whose translation is MTTRKALAYLGMLISVLVLITLYTDRARHAPVDGSESGEVAQEIPTAEFPVDYALGEFDERFGITKEKFLEIAEQAKRVWEDAAGRRLFSLHGEGTLKINLIFDWRQERLLGAMKAKATLDGTGRSFDQLQSDYNERSRMLDQYRRSFEESAGSYRVHLDGYNARVARWNESKDHSDSEYNALQSARREIESEQSNLEKKRADLNSRGEEFNKLGEKLTELAGKHNVDVENFNGTYAQSRDFEKGLFDGKSINIYEFEKEDDLKLALVHEFGHAIGLGHVDNPKAIMYRKLAVQDMNPIHLASEDLTLLLAKVK
- a CDS encoding serine hydrolase, with protein sequence MKSPVSLRILALSSLSLFLSLHDVCAQIVVKDLDAFVQSVQKEFEVPGLALAIVKDGKVVVAKGYGVRKMGEAARVDEQTLFGIASNTKAFTATALGLLVEEGMLEWDAPVVKYLPWFQLSNPYVTREITIRDLLVHRSGLGLGAGDLLWWPRSTYDRKEIAKRLKFIPLVKSFRSAYAYDNVLYLIAGEVIEAISGLSWEDFVATRILAKLGMTDSNVRHSDAGGNGNVAMTHASVDGKVRPIEPFTSDNTNPAGGINASARDIAKWMIVQLDSGRVSGGTRLFSPQTTVQLWRMVTPIPAGNPPPELSALRTNFNGYALGFGVSDYHGYKFVHHTGGLPGYVSKIAMIPELKLGVAVLTNQESGEAFESITYHVLDEFIGGAKKDWLAAFKKMQARLASMTAMEEKMTVGKRDSTSRPSLPLASYAGTYSDPWYGDITVASENGKLMMRFGHTPSLEGELQHWQFDTFIARWKDRELRADAFVTFSLNPDGSIDQAKMRAVSPATDFSFDFQDLLLKPVKRSGK
- a CDS encoding porin family protein, whose translation is MKKTFLLILLLAIVVSTGYAQLGVGLSKGLIGGLNLATVSGGDVSKDVKSVSTYAAGIFLELNIPGPFSFEANALYSMKGAKTEAGSVTYTDTYTYIDVPVLVKFSLPVPAISPSIYAGPMYSTLLSAKTKQEGGLLPGERDIKDAMAKSDLSAVVGIGLSFTALRIDARYNMGLSALDKDGKLKMYNKVISLYVGLSL